The Brevinematales bacterium genome contains the following window.
TGATCGAGGGCGCCCATGAGGGTAAAGGCCTCGGCATCGAGTTCCTCAAGCATATCGAGCGTACGAAGATCATCCTGTATGTCCTCGATATTTCCGGCGAGCCGATGAAGAAGTTCGAAATCCTGCGGGACGAGCTTCGCGGCTACTCGGAGACCCTTGCGTCGCGGCGCTTCATGGTCGCGCTGAATAAGACCGACCTGGTGCAGGAACCGAAAGAGATCGATAAAATTGTTAAAAAGTTTAAAAAGCTCACTCCCGATGTAATGACGATATGCGCGCTCCAGGGCGAAGGGCTGAAAGACCTGAAATGGTCGATATACAATATGTACGGGGAATGCGAAAAGAGAGAGAAAGAGGCGGCTCTGCATGAAACTCCTAGTAAACAGTTTGACTTTTAATGTCGCGAGGGTAACGCTCAAGCTCGGCACCCGGCAGGTCACCGACCTCGACGGGATCAATCACGCGAATATCGAAAAGATCGCGGCGGAGGTGGCGGAACTGCGCGCGTCGGGGATAGAATTCGTCCTCACGGTGAGCGGGGCGATCGGCCTCGGCAGGCTCGGCTTCCGCGACAAACTCGGCGACGGCAAACTCCCGTTACCGCAGAAACAGGCGCTCGCCGGGGTGGGGCAGATCGCGCTGATGGAGCTCTTTAAGGAGAAATTCGCCAAGCACGGCATTCCTGTCGGGCAGGTGCTGCTCACCCACGCCATATTCGAAAACCGAAACTCGTACCTGAACGCGCGCAATACGCTGAACACGATGCTCGAGATGGGGATTATTCCCGTCATCAACGAGAATGACTCGGTCGCGGTCGAGGAAATCCGTTTCGGCGACAACGACCGTCTCGGCGCGCTGGTCGCGCTCCTGACCGACTCCGACCTCTATATCATGCTCTCCGATATCGACGGGTTCTACGCGGACTACGGTACGCCCCAGAGCCGTCTGATGAAAATCGTCGACCTCGACAACGAACCCTCGCTCGCGTCTCACGCGCATGACAACGAGTTTCACCTGTCCACGGGCGGCATGCTGACGAAGATCGAGGCCGCGCGGATGACGAACCTGAGCTGCGTCCCGTCGGTGATCGCCAACGGGTTCAAGTCGGGAGTCCTCTCAGGGGTGTTCGACAATCTCCGCGAGGGCACTGTGTTTATCTCGAACCGTTGCCGCCTCAATCAGAAGAAGCGTTGGATATCCGCGAAGCACACCCGCGGCAGAATAGTAATCGACGAAGGGGCTGTCAACGCCGTCCGCGCGCATAAGAGCCTGCTGCCGTCGGGGATAGTGCGTATCGAGGGAAAGTTCCAGCGCGGGGATAATGTGCTGGTGACCGACGGCGCGGGGGAGAAGGTCGCGGCGGGGCTGGTGAACTTCGGGGCGGACGAGTGCGCGATGATCGCCGGGCATAAGACGAACGAGATCGAGGCAATCCTCGGCGCGCCGGGCTCGCAGGATAACGTCATTCATATCGATAACATGGTCGTGCTGTGACCTGGTGAAAGTATGAAAGATAATTCAATAATGGAATATTATGACTACCTTCGAATGTTTTACTGAATATTGACAAAACGATAAAGGCTGTATAAAATGAATGAGGTGTTAAAAGATTATTGAAAAACAACTTAATTTGCTGTCCAAATTTATTGACTGCATCCGATGATTAGTCATTCCCTTATTCAGGGGATATATGACGCATATAGATTAAATAAAAATATCGTTTTATATAGTTAATTTATTGGAGGGGGAAAAACCTTGAAAATAGTATTTCTAATATTATTCCTGAATTTATTTACTTTTACTTTTGCCTTTTCACAACAAAGCTTTTCCTCCGCATATCAATACTTAAAAAAGAAACCA
Protein-coding sequences here:
- the proB gene encoding glutamate 5-kinase yields the protein MKLLVNSLTFNVARVTLKLGTRQVTDLDGINHANIEKIAAEVAELRASGIEFVLTVSGAIGLGRLGFRDKLGDGKLPLPQKQALAGVGQIALMELFKEKFAKHGIPVGQVLLTHAIFENRNSYLNARNTLNTMLEMGIIPVINENDSVAVEEIRFGDNDRLGALVALLTDSDLYIMLSDIDGFYADYGTPQSRLMKIVDLDNEPSLASHAHDNEFHLSTGGMLTKIEAARMTNLSCVPSVIANGFKSGVLSGVFDNLREGTVFISNRCRLNQKKRWISAKHTRGRIVIDEGAVNAVRAHKSLLPSGIVRIEGKFQRGDNVLVTDGAGEKVAAGLVNFGADECAMIAGHKTNEIEAILGAPGSQDNVIHIDNMVVL